In the genome of Dioscorea cayenensis subsp. rotundata cultivar TDr96_F1 chromosome 1, TDr96_F1_v2_PseudoChromosome.rev07_lg8_w22 25.fasta, whole genome shotgun sequence, one region contains:
- the LOC120261407 gene encoding uncharacterized protein LOC120261407, whose amino-acid sequence MNWGGVGLSLSCIGMMECSLQRGGRTLFALGIWFLESLFMVRSVLLYSSNAVTDQTAGRIIQVCPKTLNLILFYILTPSPNPRLLALIAAGLSFSLTLDLDLDLDLIGEMRPPRGGGRGGGGGFMGEE is encoded by the exons ATGAACTGGGGTGGAGTAGGGTTGTCATTGAGCTGCATAGGCATGATGGAGTGTTCATTGCAAAGGGGAGGGAGGACGCTCTTTGCACTAGGAATTTGGTTTCTGGAGAGTCTGTTTATGGTGAGAAGCGTGTTGTTGTACAG CTCTAATGCTGTTACGGACCAAACAGCGGGTCGGATTATACAAGTGTgccccaaaaccctaaacctcatTCTCTTCTATATATTGACCCCTTCCCCAAACCCTCGTCTTCTAGCCCTTATCGCCGCCGGCCTATCGTTTTCTCTCACTCTCGATCTCGATCTTGATCTTGATCTCATCGGTGAAATGAGACCTCCAAGAG gCGGTGGGCGTGGTGGTGGGGGTGGATTTATGGGGGAGGAGTGA
- the LOC120257989 gene encoding rRNA 2'-O-methyltransferase fibrillarin-like has translation CGGGRGGLEGRGGGRGRGRDGGSRGGLKGRGGGRGRGRDGGGRGGGRGRGGHGGGMEGGSRVVVEPHRHDGVFIAKGKEDTLCTRNLVSGESVQIQVSSSDSWRC, from the exons tgtgGTGGTGGGAGAGGAGGGTTGGAAGGTCGTGGCGGAGGGAGAGGCCGCGGACGTGACGGCGGTAGTAGAGGAGGGCTAAAAGGTCGTGGCGGCGGGAGAGGCCGCGGACGTGACGGCGGTGGTAGAGGAGGTGGGAGGGGTCGTGGAGGACATGGTGGAGGGATGGAGGGCGGGAGCAGGGTTGTTGTTGAGCCGCATAGGCATGATGGAGTGTTTATTGCGAAGGGGAAGGAGGACACTCTTTGCACTAGGAATTTGGTTTCTGGAGAGTCTGTGCAG ATCCAAGTTAGCAGCAGTGATTCTTGGCGGTGTTGA